In Candidatus Buchananbacteria bacterium, the DNA window GCCGAGCGAAAACTTTGAGTAATAACACATTCATCCGGTCCGGGATTATCCGGATCAGAACAAAATGCCATTCTGGTCAAAACGTCATACTGTTCAGTAACCGTCTGGCCGGCTTCAAATAAACTTAAAAATCTGAGTTCAGCCGCATCACGACCGCCGAACCGCTGCGAACCCGACTGTCCGGTGTATAAGTCGTCGTAACTGGAGCCGCCGAAATTGGGCAACCCCGGAAAAGCAAACGGGAAATTAAAGAAGTCCGAACCGTCGTCACCTGAATCGTCCGCCAAACCTTCTTCAAAAATTCGCTGGAACAGTTTACCAACTAATGTGTTAAGAAAAGTCGCAATCGGATTTAAAACCAAATCGCCAAATACTGCTTTAGAAGCTTCAAGCTCTGACGGGTTATCAACCAGCTGCTTCATCGCCCACTCTTCAACTAATGTTCCAGGAGTTTTGATGATATTAGAAATCTTTGAAATAATCCCCTTAAATTCGCTTCCCGTTGCCCGACCAAAGACCGCTTCAACTAATTCGCTGGTGGTTTTTTGATAATACTTATTAAAAACTTCTAAACCGATGGTGACATCATTATTGCCGGATTGAAATGCAACTTCAAACCGATCCAAAAAATCTTCGTCGCTGACAAATGACTCCCAGTTTTGAACCATCTGACTGACGCTACAATCCGGTTTTCGCGGCCGGCTCAAATTACTAATACCGCCGGCCAAACCTAATTTAATACTAAAGTTTGGTTCACAAAGATTAATATTTTCAACCCAGTTTCCGGCCAAATCATTTAAGAATTCTCCGGCCGCGCCGTCAACTGCGTCCTGCAAGTAAGCCCCCCAGCCTTCCGTGTAAAACAATGGCTGCTGGCCTTCACCACCGGACGCTAGCCAGGTAGCAGTATCATAGGCAATTTGATTTAATAAATTGTTTAAAGCTTCAATCGCCGCCGCAAAAATCGTATGTTTCAACACATTGTCGCCTTTTTGTTTAAGCCATTCTTGAATCCACAAACCTTCTCGTTCGGCAAGATTTTCAGCTGCTTCACCACGGTCAGCGGCGCTGTCTTTTTCGGTTAATCCCTGCTGAGTTGGATCGCTCACCTGAACACCAGCAGCAGAACCGGACGGATTTGATGCCAACACCGGCAATGGATAAAGTACCGCCGGTACTACCAGCGTTGAAATCATTTGAATAATTACTGCCACGGTGACGGTTTTTTTCAAAACAAAAAACCACTTTGAGGAAGCAACTTTTTCTTCCTGCAAGTCGGAAACCTCCTGACGTAATGTTTTATCTTGTCTCAACATTATTGACTAGTTTGACCGTTAGTTTTATTGGCGTTAGTAACTGTTTCTGAAACCAGCTGCATCAATTCCTGATCGTCTAATTCGTTCAAAATTTCTTGGGAAACGCCCGCACTCTTAAGCAGTTCTCTCACCTGAGCCGGCGTTAAATTATTAATATCCTGTCCGGCTAAACCGGTGCTAACCGTCGGACTTGGCTGCTCTTGTTTAATCTGATTGAGCAGCTCTTGGTATAGCGCCAAAATTTCTTGGTCGCTAAGCTGTGCAAGTTCCTGAGGATCTAGCCCTTCCTGAACCAAAGCGCGTCGCAATTGAGCCGCTCGTTCCTCGTCGGTAGCCTGCAAATCAATACCAACCAACGAACCTGACTGCGGGTCTAAAACCGACCACTCGACAAAACAGTCTTTACCTTCAGGACATGTTGGGTTGGTTTTCTTGGCAATTTCAGTCTTATCATCAATGCCGTCGGAATCAGTATCTGGTAAATATGGGCTAGTTGCGTAGATTTTAAGCTCATCATAATCCGAAAGACCGTCTAGATCAGTATCTTTCTGGCGCAATCCAAGCAAATCCTGCTCCGTGTTAATGTTGGCGTTCAGGGTAAGAGGATCAGTCGGTTTAACCACAAAGTAACTGTTGATATTCCACTTGAATTGAAAAAATCCCAGCACTACCGCGGCTAGGCCCAACACCAATATCGTTGCCGATAATAAATGATCAACTTTTTTCTTATCATGAAAAAAATTAACTATTTTCTGCTTGATTGGCTTTTTTTGTTGCAGTCCCTGGGGATCATTGTGATAAATTTCCTCAAGGATATTATTATTTTCTGCTTTTTTTTCTCTAAAAGCCATGCTTACATTAGCAAATAAATTAAAACAAGCTCTAACAGAAAAACAGTTACCGATTTTGATTAACTAGTTAGATATATTATAGCAAAAAATCGCGGTCCATGCCAAGATAAAATGAGCTTATTTTTTTAAATAAGAGCTTAATGCCGCGCTCAAGCGTAGCCAGTCATTAACTGAAAGATTCTGCGCCCGGATTTGTTCATCAAAATTGGCTTGGTTGAGTATTTTTTTAACTTCACCAGGCGGTATCTTTAGTCCTGAAGCTAAGTTGTTATGAAGCTGTTTACGCCGGGCAGCAAAGCCGATTTTCACAACCTGCCAAAAAAATTTCTCTGTTACCAGTCCGGAAAAAAAGTTATCCACCGCTACCTTATCTTTAATAGCAGAAATTTGAATAATTGCCGAGTCAACTTTCGGACTTGGCCAAAAATCATGCCGGCTAACCACTTCAATAATTTTTGGCTGGCCGTATAACTGAACCGAAACTGCCAGTAAACTCATGGCACCAGGTAACGCACAAATCCTTTCAGCAACTTCCTTTTGCAATAATAGAGTAAAACTCTTTGGTGTCGCCGGACCGGTTAAAAATTTTTTAAGAAAAAAAGAAGTAATGGTATACGGTAAATTAGCAACTATCTTATATTCACCAGAAATAGCATCAGCGACATCAAATTTTAAGATGTCTGCCTCAACCAGCTTTAAATTAGGCTGGTTAATAAACTTCGTTTTCAAAAAAGTAAACAATCTCTTATCTAGTTCAACGCTGACCACCTGCCGGGCTTGTTTGACTAAACTCTCGGTTAAAATTCCTAATCCCGGACCAACTTCCAGCACAACGTCCTGGTTAGTTACCTGTGAAGACTCAATCATCAAATCAATTACCTCTTGGTTTAGCAAAAAATTTTGGCCCTTGTCTTTTGTCGGTTTAATGCCGTAACTTTGACAGATATCTTTAACCTGATTGATAAACTCTTTTGTTATCATAGTTTTACTAATAGTGTTGTAGCTGTTATAATAAAAACGCTATTATTTAATCACTTCCATATGATTGTCCCCGAAGGATTGATGCATAAAAAAGTAAATATTTTAGTTGCCTTGCTAATTATTCTTATTGTTGCCATCTCAGCCGCATTTGCCATCTCAGCCCAAGCTATTCCAGGCATTGGACTGCGAGTTATTGCTCCGCCAATCAAATGCACTCCCGACCCTTACGGCGCTACGTGTCTTGCCAGCTGTCCTATCTGCGGTGACATCGCTGGATGTTCAAGCCTTTTTGAAACCAAGGCCATGTACCTGGGCGGATCAAATGTTTTATATAAAGGCCAGGCGCTCTGTACCAACCAACCAATGCCCAACCGGGGCGGCACTTTCAGACCGGGTGTTACCTGCCTTGGATCACTGATTGGCATGGGGCCCCATCTCTTCGTTCAATTCGGCTGCGGACGCTAAATTTTTGGCTTAATTAAACCAATTCTTATCACTTCTAACTGCGAACCTTCAACCTTAACCAATGTTGAGGGTTTTATCTTAGGCAAATTGCCTGCATCAATAACCAGTTGTGGCTGATATTTCTGATTTTGAAATTCCGCAATCACGGCTTTAGCGCTATAAAGATTCTTACCGCCCGACAAGTTGGCCGAAGTTGCAATCAATGGTCTGCCGGCGCGCAAGGCGAGGCGACGAGCAATACTATTAGCCGGCACCCTAACGGCAAAACGGCCGTTAACCACAATAGACAGCGGACCCGGCCAATATTTTTTCGCCAATTTCAGATTAGTACCACTTAACTTAAAAAAAGTCTTTGCCTGATTTACGCTGGAAGCAATCAACGTAAATTTTTCATCTTTTCGATTTTTAATCCTAAGAATGTTTTTAGTAACTCGCTTTGAATCAAATAATCCGCCTAGAGCATAGGCGGTATCGGTCGGGTAAACGATCACGCCGCCTTGTTTTAAGATTTTAACGGCCTGACTGATACCGGATTGATCGGATTTAACAACTTTCATAAAAGAATTTTCAATTTCTAATTTTCAATTACCAGATCAGATGTTTGAAAATTATTTTATTGAATATTAATTGAAGATTTAACTTACCCCCTAATCTGCTTAACAAACTTGTATATTGAAAATACCACCGGATTGGTAATTAAATCATGGCTGCCAACGTACTCAGTAATTTTAGTATCCGGCCCAAAACCAGTCTTAAAACGAGTAATACCTTCCCATTTTTTATTGTAGTATGACGGGCCGTTGGTTCCGCCAAAGTCATAATATGTATACCCCGCCTGTTTAGCTGCCAAAATTGCCTCCCACTGCAACAGATATGCCGCCATTACGTCACGATACATATCAGCCGTAGCACCGTGAAGGTAAATTGCGACTTTGCCAAAAAATGAAATCATATTGGCCGCAACGATCTTGCCGTCATATTCCGCCAAAAATAATTTAACTGTTTCGTCCTGACTCATCACTTCAAACATTTTTTTGTAATGTTCTTTGTGATGTGGTGAAAAACCGTCACGCTTGGCGGTTTGTTTCATGAGCTGCCAGAAAGATTCAATATCAGATATTTCACTGCTCACCCGAATTTTAACTCCTTTGCGCATTGCTAAACCAATATTGTAACGGGTTTTTGGCTTCATAGCCGCCAAAAGCTCCTCTTGAGTTTTGCTTAAATCAAGCATCAGCGTACATTTCGGCTGAATTTCATATTCACCTTTGCGAAAACCATTATCAATCAGGCGTTTTTCGTTGCCCAAAAGCCATGGCGGATCCACTCTGATTAAAAAACTTTTTTCTTCCCGCGCCAGGCGTTTCATTTCCGCAAACAACGAATTAAGGTCGTCAATTTCCATCGTATTAATGACTGGACCTCTGGGACAATATAAATAGTTATACTCAAATGGCAATTCATGTTTGACGATCAACGCGGCGGCCTGCAATGCCCCCTCGCCATTAACCGCGGCCAACCTGATAATCTTTCGGTCTAACGTTTTTTGGAGTTCTCCCCATTGCCAAGAATGAAGCAACCCGCCGTCTGGGGCGTTACTTTTGACAAAATTATCCCAATGTTCTTTTAAGTCTTCTCCGACTTGAATGATCTGCATTTGTTTAAACCACAAAATTAATTAATCGTCCAGGCACAAAAATAACATTTTTTATTTCTCGGTCCTTTAAGTGCACCAACACTTTCTCACTTTGCTTGGCTAAAATTTCAGCCTTTTGTTCATTGATATCAGCCGGCACCCGAATTTTATCGCGTAATTTACCATTAACCTGAACAATCAAATCAATTTCTGAATCCATAATCAAAGCCGGATCAAATACTGGCCACGGCGCTTGACTAATAGATCCTTTATGTCCGGTTAACTCCCAGATTTCTTCACTAAGATGTGGTGCAAAAGGCGAGAGCAATTTTACCAACGCTTCAGCGGTAAACTGATCCATTGCTTTTTCCTCGCTGATTTTATTGACTAAAATCATCATCGCCGAAACTGCCGTATTATAATCTTGGCTTTCAATATCGTCACTAACCTTCTTGACAGTTTTATGAACTAAAGTTGTTAACTCTGGACTGACTGAATCAACAATAACCACTCCGCCGGTATACAAGGCCCAAACCTTTTCGATAAATCGCCGAACTCCGATAACACCCTTGGTATCCCAGGGAATTGCCTGATCAAACGGCCCCATAAACATTTCATAAACCCGGAAAGTGTCCGCGCCAACCGATTTTACCACTTCGTCAGGGTTAACCACGTTACCGCGAGACTTAGACATTTTTTCACCGCCCTCGCCTAAAATCATTCCGTGGGATGTGCGTTTCAAATACGGTTCATTGCCACATTTTTTTGGCACCACGCCGATGTCATACAAAAATTTGTAGATAAAACGAGAATACAATAAATGCAGGGTGGTATGTTCCATGCCGCCATTATACCAATCAACCGGCGCAAAATATTCCAGTTTGTCTTTATCGGCCAACTGATCATTATTTTTCGGATCGATATAGCGTAAGAAATACCAATTAGAACCGGCCCAGTTTGGCATTGTGTCGGTTTCGCGCATTGCGACTTGGCCACATACCGGGCATGTTGTCTTCACCCAATCAGTTATTGCCGCTAGCGGTGATTCTCCGGTATCGGTTGGCTCATAATTTTTAACTTTTGGTAATTCCAACGGTAGCGCACTTTCCGGCAACGCCACCCAACCGTCCACTGACGCACCAGTCTTTTTACAATTTTCACAATACACCATAGGGATTGGCTCGCCCCAATATCGTTGGCGAGAAAACACCCAATCGCGCAATTTATAGTTAACCGTTTGTCTACCCATGCCGTGGTCCTCAAGCCATTTGGTGATTTGCACCATCGCTTGTCGCACCGACATATCATTAAACTGGCCGGAGTTAATCAATTTACCGGTTTCGATATCAACAAAAGCCTGCTTGGCGATAGTACCCCCCGCGATAACTTCAATAATGGGCAGATGGTATTTCTGAGCAAACTCCCAATCCCGCTGATCGTGCGCCGGAACAGCCATAATCGCGCCGGTACCATAGCTTGACAGCACATAATCGGCAACCCAGATAGGAATTTGCTTTCCCGTCACCGGATTAATAGCCATGACACCCTGCAACACCACTCCGGTCTTTTCTTTCTGTAATTCAGTTCGTTCCAGGTCTGATTTCTTCTTCGCTTGTTCGATGTACGCCTCAACCTCTTTTAAATTGGTAATCTGTGACTGGCAATCTGTAATTAAATTGTGCTCCGGAGCAATAACTATAAATGTAGCGCCAAACAGCGTATCGGGCCTAGTTGTATAGACAGTTAGCGCGTGATCCTGGCCGGTGATTTTAAAATCAATTTCTGCTCCTTCGCTGCGACCAATCCAGTTAATTTGCTGCTGTTTAATTCGATCTAAATAATCAACTGTTTCCAAATCGTCAATTAGCCGGTCCGCATACCGAGTAATTCTAAACATCCACTGTTCTAGTTCTTTTTTGATCACTTCACCGCCGCACCGTTCGCATTTACCGTTCACCACTTCTTCGTTTGCTAAACCAATCTTGCAGGACACACACCAGTTAATAGGCATTTTGGCTTTATACGCCAAGTCGTGTTCATACATCTTCAAAAAAATCCACTGCGTCCATTTATAATATGACGGATCGGTGGTTGTTACTGTCCGATCCCAATCAAAACTAAAACCAAACGACTTAAGCTGTCGCGTAAAATTTTCAATATTCTTTTTAGTAATAATTTCCGGACTGGTCCCGGTTTTAATGGCGTAATTTTCTGACGGTAAGCCAAAGGCGTCAAAGCCGATCGGGTACAACACATTATACCCTTGCATTCGGCGCTTCCGCGCTAAAATGTCGAGTGCGGTATAACTGCGAGGATGCCCCACATGTAAACCCTCACCCGACGGATAAGGAAACTCAATCAAACAGTAATACTTTGGTTTTGAGCTTTCATCATCAGCGGCAAACTGTTTTTTATCCTCCCAGAATTTTTGCCATTTCTTCTCAATCTTTGAGTGATCGTACTTTTTCATACCAAATATAAATTACCATAAAAAGGGCACAATATCAACAAAGGCGCACGCCACTACCGGCGTGCGCCTTTAAAATTTTTACCAACGATAACAGCCTTACTTCAAAACATCCTTGAGGTATTTTCCGGTATATGACCGTGTTACTTTAACGATATCGCGCGGCGTGCCAAAAGCGACAATCTCACCGCCAGCATCCCCGCCTTCCGGCCCCAAATCAATCACCCAGTCGGCACACTTAATCACGTCCAGGTTATGTTCAATAATTAAAACAGTATTTCCTTTATCCACTAATTTATTCAAAACCCCCAGTAGCTGTTTAATATCCTCAAAATGCAGTCCGGTCGTTGGTTCATCTAAAATGTAAAGTGTTTTACCAGTTGACCGCCTGGACAATTCCGTTGCCAGTTTGACGCGTTGGGCTTCACCACCAGACAGCGTAGTCGCTGGCTGGCCAAGCCGGACATAACCAAGCCCGACATCGTGCAATGTTTTTAATTTATTTGAAATAATCGGCTGATTGCGGAAAAATTTCATCGCTTCTTCAACTGACATGTCCAAAATGTCGGCAATATTTTTCCCTTGATAGTGAATCTCCAAAACTTCCGCCTTATAGCGCGAGCCATGGCACTCTTCGCACTGAACGTAAACGTCGGGCAAAAACTGCATCTCAATTTTTACCAAACCTTCTCCAGCGCACGTCTCACAGCGTCCGGCTTTGGCATTAAAGCTGAATTTGCCCGCTTTGTAACCGCGGATTTTAGCTTCTTGGGTTTCAGTGAACAAGTCTCTGATATAGGTAAATACTCCCGTA includes these proteins:
- the rsmA gene encoding ribosomal RNA small subunit methyltransferase A; protein product: MITKEFINQVKDICQSYGIKPTKDKGQNFLLNQEVIDLMIESSQVTNQDVVLEVGPGLGILTESLVKQARQVVSVELDKRLFTFLKTKFINQPNLKLVEADILKFDVADAISGEYKIVANLPYTITSFFLKKFLTGPATPKSFTLLLQKEVAERICALPGAMSLLAVSVQLYGQPKIIEVVSRHDFWPSPKVDSAIIQISAIKDKVAVDNFFSGLVTEKFFWQVVKIGFAARRKQLHNNLASGLKIPPGEVKKILNQANFDEQIRAQNLSVNDWLRLSAALSSYLKK
- a CDS encoding L-threonylcarbamoyladenylate synthase; this encodes MKVVKSDQSGISQAVKILKQGGVIVYPTDTAYALGGLFDSKRVTKNILRIKNRKDEKFTLIASSVNQAKTFFKLSGTNLKLAKKYWPGPLSIVVNGRFAVRVPANSIARRLALRAGRPLIATSANLSGGKNLYSAKAVIAEFQNQKYQPQLVIDAGNLPKIKPSTLVKVEGSQLEVIRIGLIKPKI
- a CDS encoding peptidoglycan bridge formation glycyltransferase FemA/FemB family protein, encoding MQIIQVGEDLKEHWDNFVKSNAPDGGLLHSWQWGELQKTLDRKIIRLAAVNGEGALQAAALIVKHELPFEYNYLYCPRGPVINTMEIDDLNSLFAEMKRLAREEKSFLIRVDPPWLLGNEKRLIDNGFRKGEYEIQPKCTLMLDLSKTQEELLAAMKPKTRYNIGLAMRKGVKIRVSSEISDIESFWQLMKQTAKRDGFSPHHKEHYKKMFEVMSQDETVKLFLAEYDGKIVAANMISFFGKVAIYLHGATADMYRDVMAAYLLQWEAILAAKQAGYTYYDFGGTNGPSYYNKKWEGITRFKTGFGPDTKITEYVGSHDLITNPVVFSIYKFVKQIRG
- a CDS encoding leucine--tRNA ligase — protein: MKKYDHSKIEKKWQKFWEDKKQFAADDESSKPKYYCLIEFPYPSGEGLHVGHPRSYTALDILARKRRMQGYNVLYPIGFDAFGLPSENYAIKTGTSPEIITKKNIENFTRQLKSFGFSFDWDRTVTTTDPSYYKWTQWIFLKMYEHDLAYKAKMPINWCVSCKIGLANEEVVNGKCERCGGEVIKKELEQWMFRITRYADRLIDDLETVDYLDRIKQQQINWIGRSEGAEIDFKITGQDHALTVYTTRPDTLFGATFIVIAPEHNLITDCQSQITNLKEVEAYIEQAKKKSDLERTELQKEKTGVVLQGVMAINPVTGKQIPIWVADYVLSSYGTGAIMAVPAHDQRDWEFAQKYHLPIIEVIAGGTIAKQAFVDIETGKLINSGQFNDMSVRQAMVQITKWLEDHGMGRQTVNYKLRDWVFSRQRYWGEPIPMVYCENCKKTGASVDGWVALPESALPLELPKVKNYEPTDTGESPLAAITDWVKTTCPVCGQVAMRETDTMPNWAGSNWYFLRYIDPKNNDQLADKDKLEYFAPVDWYNGGMEHTTLHLLYSRFIYKFLYDIGVVPKKCGNEPYLKRTSHGMILGEGGEKMSKSRGNVVNPDEVVKSVGADTFRVYEMFMGPFDQAIPWDTKGVIGVRRFIEKVWALYTGGVVIVDSVSPELTTLVHKTVKKVSDDIESQDYNTAVSAMMILVNKISEEKAMDQFTAEALVKLLSPFAPHLSEEIWELTGHKGSISQAPWPVFDPALIMDSEIDLIVQVNGKLRDKIRVPADINEQKAEILAKQSEKVLVHLKDREIKNVIFVPGRLINFVV